The proteins below come from a single Drosophila teissieri strain GT53w chromosome 3L, Prin_Dtei_1.1, whole genome shotgun sequence genomic window:
- the LOC122617699 gene encoding uncharacterized protein LOC122617699: MDFQRSITDMPFEILDLIFETLNFLKFKVSLAQAHEKLAKAFAFHCRLKFRSLTVDGRLTLDSWEFLIRECGATIEEFVYGGCGRLGKSVALTAVAKHCPNLKSVRIQLYRSDRENLPVFLENVKSLLTSLKISQQDHFPATFLSEVSEMTQLKEFSFKGYMHENVHHLDKLIALEKLSIEDIKHYSKTPVDLMRICASLKKLRHLTIIKLQLLPYDEPHSTFWSDLEYLCFNYCEFSFELPDCPKLKYLNIEYPNCDIEGYVLKFILKNGKNLTELHERCSPPIDGNGFLDLLRGCPKLRCLYTPMEFIKLYAAYVAAMVEILKENGATPEDPLELVVCRRIKWKWFRRLHLRTPDAELIDLYEGTYM; this comes from the exons CATTCGAAATTCTCGATCTGATATTCGAAACACTGAATTTTCTAAAATTTAAAGTTTCCCTTGCTCAGGCGCACGAAAAGCTTGCCAAAGCTTTCGCCTTTCACTGCCGCCTCAAATTTAGGAGTCTTACGGTCGACGGACGGCTAACTCTGGATTCGTGGGAGTTTCTTATACGGGAATGTGGCGCCACGATTGAGGAATTTGTCTACGGGGGATGTGGTAGATTGGGGAAGAGTGTGGCACTCACGGCGGTGGCAAAGCATTGTCCCAATTTGAAATCGGTACGCATACAGTTATATCGGTCTGATCGGGAAAACCTGCCCGTTTTcctggaaaatgtaaaaagtttGCTGACATCGCTTAAAATAAGCCAACAAGATCACTTTCCGGCTACCTTCCTTAGTGAAGTGAGTGAAATGACGCAACTGAAGGAATTCTCCTTTAAGGGATATATGCACGAAAATG TGCACCACTTGGATAAATTGATTGCGCTGGAGAAGTTGAGCATCGAAGATATTAAACATTACAGTAAAACTCCTGTGGACTTAATGCGAATTTGTGCATCCCTGAAGAAGCTGCGCCACTTAACTATAATTAAGCTACAACTATTGCCCTATGATGAGCCCCATTCAACATTTTGGTCCGACTTGGAATACCTGTGCTTCAATTATTGCGAATTCTCCTTCGAATTGCCAGACTGCCCAAAGctcaaatatttgaatattgaaTACCCAAACTGTGACATCGAAGGCTATGTCCTGAAGTTCATTCTTAAGAATGGGAAAAACCTCACAGAACTGCACGAAAGATGCTCTCCGCCGATCGATGGCAATGGGTTTCTGGACCTGCTTCGCGGCTGCCCAAAACTGCGATGTCTATACACTCCAATGGAGTTTATAAAACTCTACGCGGCCTATGTGGCTGCTATGGTGGAAATTCTAAAGGAAAACGGAGCAACGCCCGAGGACCCATTGGAACTCGTTGTATGCAGGCGTATAAAGTGGAAGTGGTTTCGACGACTG CACCTTCGCACTCCCGATGCTGAGTTGATTGATTTGTATGAgggtacatatatgtaa
- the LOC122615896 gene encoding uncharacterized protein LOC122615896 gives MENPRGIIDLPVEVLDLIFKHLTYLSIKLQLAQAHEKLTKAFVYHSRNEFRRYKLFESALSEESMLLPIRECGRTIEDFVFEGNGRFWNDALVDAIGNHCTNLKSVKVLRFNSHSDKICTLLVKLNKLLLSVSFKQESRFPFVILKAVGEMTQLKKLSVKGYIDENVYEIQKLVALEKLKVDHNYYLDRKDVHILKICSSLKNLRELSITNLHIMPCEEEHSKVWVGLETLTIFSCTLPTALPDCPNLKDLSIHYLQSSNEDYCLQFILKNGKKLDNLYEKCRPPIDANGFLQLLRGCPNLRYLYTPMEYIKLYSGYVSTILEILRENKVTREDPFVLVICRRIKWKWFRRLLSRTPNAELIRLPQRYEYYT, from the exons ATGGAGAATCCACGGGGAATAATCGATTTGCCGGTCGAAGTGCTCGATCTGATATTTAAGCATCTTACTTATTTGTCAATTAAACTGCAGCTAGCTCAGGCCCACGAAAAGCTCACAAAAGCTTTCGTCTATCACAGCCGAAATGAGTTTCGGAGGTATAAGCTTTTCGAAAGCGCGTTATCAGAAGAATCGATGCTGTTGCCGATACGAGAGTGTGGCAGGACAATCGAGGACTTCGTTTTCGAAGGAAATGGTAGATTTTGGAACGATGCTCTAGTCGACGCGATTGGCAACCACTGTACCAATCTGAAATCGGTTAAAGTACTTCGATTTAATAGCCACAGTGACAAAATTTGTACTTTACTtgtgaaattaaacaaattattattatcggTTTCATTTAAACAAGAATCTCGATTTCCTTTTGTAATATTGAAAGCTGTTGGTGAAATGacacaattaaaaaaactttCGGTGAAAGGATACATTGACGAGAACG TTTACGAGATTCAGAAATTGGTCGCCCTGGAAAAATTGAAGGTCGATCACAATTATTACTTAGACAGGAAAGATGTCCACATACTGAAAATCTGTTCCTCACTAAAAAATCTTCGAGAATTATCTATAACTAATCTTCATATAATGCCATGTGAAGAGGAGCATTCGAAAGTGTGGGTCGGCTTGGAAACCTTAACAATATTTAGCTGCACATTACCCACCGCTTTACCAGACTGTCCTAATCTAAAAGATCTGTCCATTCATTACCTGCAAAGTTCCAATGAAGACTACTGTCTACAATTTATTCTTAAGAATGGAAAAAAACTTGAcaatttatatgaaaaatgCCGTCCACCGATCGATGCCAATGGTTTTCTACAACTGCTTCGGGGATGTCCCAATTTACGATACCTTTACACTCCCATGGAATATATTAAACTTTATTCGGGCTATGTGTCTACtattttggaaattttaaGGGAAAATAAAGTGACGAGGGAAGACCCATTTGTACTGGTTATATGTAGGcgaattaaatggaaatggtttCGACGACTG CTCAGTCGGACACCAAATGCTGAATTGATAAGGTTGCCGCAGAGGTACGAATATTATACTTAA
- the LOC122615898 gene encoding uncharacterized protein LOC122615898 isoform X5 — protein sequence MRNPRTITDLPLEVLDMIFSNLRNLRDKLRLAQVDDYLGKAFSYHSRSDFKKFSPKIHFPVRLYRVLLANCGPSIVEFSCGADTWSDLLAKSIAKHCPNLESVNISASLRNSHSLQFFLLNLANSLISVELKLNDSCQSPRILNAVAELKHLKKFLYEGYIDRGVNQLCKLVDLEELQLVYQGRGYRCRAVNLLQICGNMTNLRCLTRCPIVRS from the exons ATGAGAAATCCACGGACTATAACCGATTTACCACTCGAAGTGCTCGATATGATATTTAGTAACTTACGAAATCTGAGGGACAAACTTCGACTGGCGCAGGTGGATGACTATCTGGGAAAAGCGTTTTCCTATCACAGCCGCAGTGATTTCAAGAAGTTCTCCccgaaaatacattttccgGTGCGGCTTTATCGTGTTCTGTTGGCGAACTGTGGCCCGTCGATTGTGGAATTCAGCTGTGGAGCGGACACCTGGAGCGATCTGTTGGCCAAATCGATTGCGAAGCACTGTCCCAACCTGGAATCGGTGAACATTAGTGCTTCATTAAGAAACAGTCACAGCCTTCAATTTTTCCTGCTGAACCTGGCAAACTCACTAATTTCGGTTGAGCTGAAGCTCAACGACAGTTGCCAATCCCCGAGGATCCTTAATGCCGTGGCGGAGCTGAAGCACTTGAAAAAGTTCCTGTATGAAGGATACATCGACCGAGGGG TCAATCAGCTGTGCAAACTGGTTGATCTGGAGGAGCTGCAACTCGTCTATCAAGGCAGAGGATACCGATGTAGGGCAGTCAATCTTCTTCAAATTTGCGGAAATATGACAAATCTCCGGTGTTTGACT CGATGCCCGATTGTCCGAAGCTGA
- the LOC122615898 gene encoding uncharacterized protein LOC122615898 isoform X1, translating to MRNPRTITDLPLEVLDMIFSNLRNLRDKLRLAQVDDYLGKAFSYHSRSDFKKFSPKIHFPVRLYRVLLANCGPSIVEFSCGADTWSDLLAKSIAKHCPNLESVNISASLRNSHSLQFFLLNLANSLISVELKLNDSCQSPRILNAVAELKHLKKFLYEGYIDRGVNQLCKLVDLEELQLVYQGRGYRCRAVNLLQICGNMTNLRCLTVSNICISQPESFHPMIWPSLKVLKMQNCEISTAMPDCPKLKTLYIKFCKCRIKGYVSSFILKNGRNIEEIDESCEPAPFDGRSFLEVIRSCPKLQVLSTQMGGIKIYQAFVTSIVDILKESVSTRKEPFELILYCRDKLRWFRRFLQRTSNPEVIHTLYLYKF from the exons ATGAGAAATCCACGGACTATAACCGATTTACCACTCGAAGTGCTCGATATGATATTTAGTAACTTACGAAATCTGAGGGACAAACTTCGACTGGCGCAGGTGGATGACTATCTGGGAAAAGCGTTTTCCTATCACAGCCGCAGTGATTTCAAGAAGTTCTCCccgaaaatacattttccgGTGCGGCTTTATCGTGTTCTGTTGGCGAACTGTGGCCCGTCGATTGTGGAATTCAGCTGTGGAGCGGACACCTGGAGCGATCTGTTGGCCAAATCGATTGCGAAGCACTGTCCCAACCTGGAATCGGTGAACATTAGTGCTTCATTAAGAAACAGTCACAGCCTTCAATTTTTCCTGCTGAACCTGGCAAACTCACTAATTTCGGTTGAGCTGAAGCTCAACGACAGTTGCCAATCCCCGAGGATCCTTAATGCCGTGGCGGAGCTGAAGCACTTGAAAAAGTTCCTGTATGAAGGATACATCGACCGAGGGG TCAATCAGCTGTGCAAACTGGTTGATCTGGAGGAGCTGCAACTCGTCTATCAAGGCAGAGGATACCGATGTAGGGCAGTCAATCTTCTTCAAATTTGCGGAAATATGACAAATCTCCGGTGTTTGACTGTGagcaatatatgtatatctcaGCCAGAAAGTTTCCATCCCATGATATGGCCAAGCTTAAAAGTCTTGAAAATGCAGAATTGTGAAATCTCCACAGCGATGCCCGATTGTCCGAAGCTGAAAACCTTATATATCAAATTCTGCAAGTGTAGGATCAAAGGATACGTCAGCAGTTTCATACTGAAGAACGGCAGGAACATCGAGGAGATCGATGAAAGCTGTGAGCCGGCACCATTCGATGGGCGGAGTTTCCTTGAAGTCATTCGCAGCTGTCCCAAATTGCAAGTATTGTCCACTCAAATGGGTGGTATCAAAATCTACCAAGCTTTCGTCACCTCCATAGTGGACATTCTCAAGGAGTCAGTATCAACGCGAAAGGAGCCCTTCGAACTGATATTGTACTGCCGAGATAAGCTTAGATGGTTTCGACGATTT TTGCAACGGACTTCTAATCCCGAAGTGATTCACACACTTTACCTGTACAAGTTTTAG
- the LOC122615898 gene encoding uncharacterized protein LOC122615898 isoform X3: MRNPRTITDLPLEVLDMIFSNLRNLRDKLRLAQVDDYLGKAFSYHSRSDFKKFSPKIHFPVRLYRVLLANCGPSIVEFSCGADTWSDLLAKSIAKHCPNLESVNISASLRNSHSLQFFLLNLANSLISVELKLNDSCQSPRILNAVAELKHLKKFLYEGYIDRGVNQLCKLVDLEELQLVYQGRGYRCRAVNLLQICGNMTNLRCLTVSNICISQPESFHPMIWPSLKVLKMQNCEISTAMPDCPKLKTLYIKFCKCRIKGYVSSFILKNGRNIEEIDESCEPAPFDGRSFLEVIRSCPKLQWTFSRSQYQRERSPSN, encoded by the exons ATGAGAAATCCACGGACTATAACCGATTTACCACTCGAAGTGCTCGATATGATATTTAGTAACTTACGAAATCTGAGGGACAAACTTCGACTGGCGCAGGTGGATGACTATCTGGGAAAAGCGTTTTCCTATCACAGCCGCAGTGATTTCAAGAAGTTCTCCccgaaaatacattttccgGTGCGGCTTTATCGTGTTCTGTTGGCGAACTGTGGCCCGTCGATTGTGGAATTCAGCTGTGGAGCGGACACCTGGAGCGATCTGTTGGCCAAATCGATTGCGAAGCACTGTCCCAACCTGGAATCGGTGAACATTAGTGCTTCATTAAGAAACAGTCACAGCCTTCAATTTTTCCTGCTGAACCTGGCAAACTCACTAATTTCGGTTGAGCTGAAGCTCAACGACAGTTGCCAATCCCCGAGGATCCTTAATGCCGTGGCGGAGCTGAAGCACTTGAAAAAGTTCCTGTATGAAGGATACATCGACCGAGGGG TCAATCAGCTGTGCAAACTGGTTGATCTGGAGGAGCTGCAACTCGTCTATCAAGGCAGAGGATACCGATGTAGGGCAGTCAATCTTCTTCAAATTTGCGGAAATATGACAAATCTCCGGTGTTTGACTGTGagcaatatatgtatatctcaGCCAGAAAGTTTCCATCCCATGATATGGCCAAGCTTAAAAGTCTTGAAAATGCAGAATTGTGAAATCTCCACAGCGATGCCCGATTGTCCGAAGCTGAAAACCTTATATATCAAATTCTGCAAGTGTAGGATCAAAGGATACGTCAGCAGTTTCATACTGAAGAACGGCAGGAACATCGAGGAGATCGATGAAAGCTGTGAGCCGGCACCATTCGATGGGCGGAGTTTCCTTGAAGTCATTCGCAGCTGTCCCAAATTGCAA TGGACATTCTCAAGGAGTCAGTATCAACGCGAAAGGAGCCCTTCGAACTGA
- the LOC122615898 gene encoding uncharacterized protein LOC122615898 isoform X2, which translates to MRNPRTITDLPLEVLDMIFSNLRNLRDKLRLAQVDDYLGKAFSYHSRSDFKKFSPKIHFPVRLYRVLLANCGPSIVEFSCGADTWSDLLAKSIAKHCPNLESVNISASLRNSHSLQFFLLNLANSLISVELKLNDSCQSPRILNAVAELKHLKKFLYEGYIDRGVNQLCKLVDLEELQLVYQGRGYRCRAVNLLQICGNMTNLRCLTNCEISTAMPDCPKLKTLYIKFCKCRIKGYVSSFILKNGRNIEEIDESCEPAPFDGRSFLEVIRSCPKLQVLSTQMGGIKIYQAFVTSIVDILKESVSTRKEPFELILYCRDKLRWFRRFLQRTSNPEVIHTLYLYKF; encoded by the exons ATGAGAAATCCACGGACTATAACCGATTTACCACTCGAAGTGCTCGATATGATATTTAGTAACTTACGAAATCTGAGGGACAAACTTCGACTGGCGCAGGTGGATGACTATCTGGGAAAAGCGTTTTCCTATCACAGCCGCAGTGATTTCAAGAAGTTCTCCccgaaaatacattttccgGTGCGGCTTTATCGTGTTCTGTTGGCGAACTGTGGCCCGTCGATTGTGGAATTCAGCTGTGGAGCGGACACCTGGAGCGATCTGTTGGCCAAATCGATTGCGAAGCACTGTCCCAACCTGGAATCGGTGAACATTAGTGCTTCATTAAGAAACAGTCACAGCCTTCAATTTTTCCTGCTGAACCTGGCAAACTCACTAATTTCGGTTGAGCTGAAGCTCAACGACAGTTGCCAATCCCCGAGGATCCTTAATGCCGTGGCGGAGCTGAAGCACTTGAAAAAGTTCCTGTATGAAGGATACATCGACCGAGGGG TCAATCAGCTGTGCAAACTGGTTGATCTGGAGGAGCTGCAACTCGTCTATCAAGGCAGAGGATACCGATGTAGGGCAGTCAATCTTCTTCAAATTTGCGGAAATATGACAAATCTCCGGTGTTTGACT AATTGTGAAATCTCCACAGCGATGCCCGATTGTCCGAAGCTGAAAACCTTATATATCAAATTCTGCAAGTGTAGGATCAAAGGATACGTCAGCAGTTTCATACTGAAGAACGGCAGGAACATCGAGGAGATCGATGAAAGCTGTGAGCCGGCACCATTCGATGGGCGGAGTTTCCTTGAAGTCATTCGCAGCTGTCCCAAATTGCAAGTATTGTCCACTCAAATGGGTGGTATCAAAATCTACCAAGCTTTCGTCACCTCCATAGTGGACATTCTCAAGGAGTCAGTATCAACGCGAAAGGAGCCCTTCGAACTGATATTGTACTGCCGAGATAAGCTTAGATGGTTTCGACGATTT TTGCAACGGACTTCTAATCCCGAAGTGATTCACACACTTTACCTGTACAAGTTTTAG
- the LOC122615898 gene encoding uncharacterized protein LOC122615898 isoform X4, with product MHFCPHFLVNQLCKLVDLEELQLVYQGRGYRCRAVNLLQICGNMTNLRCLTVSNICISQPESFHPMIWPSLKVLKMQNCEISTAMPDCPKLKTLYIKFCKCRIKGYVSSFILKNGRNIEEIDESCEPAPFDGRSFLEVIRSCPKLQVLSTQMGGIKIYQAFVTSIVDILKESVSTRKEPFELILYCRDKLRWFRRFLQRTSNPEVIHTLYLYKF from the exons ATGCATTTTTGTCCACACTTTTTAGTCAATCAGCTGTGCAAACTGGTTGATCTGGAGGAGCTGCAACTCGTCTATCAAGGCAGAGGATACCGATGTAGGGCAGTCAATCTTCTTCAAATTTGCGGAAATATGACAAATCTCCGGTGTTTGACTGTGagcaatatatgtatatctcaGCCAGAAAGTTTCCATCCCATGATATGGCCAAGCTTAAAAGTCTTGAAAATGCAGAATTGTGAAATCTCCACAGCGATGCCCGATTGTCCGAAGCTGAAAACCTTATATATCAAATTCTGCAAGTGTAGGATCAAAGGATACGTCAGCAGTTTCATACTGAAGAACGGCAGGAACATCGAGGAGATCGATGAAAGCTGTGAGCCGGCACCATTCGATGGGCGGAGTTTCCTTGAAGTCATTCGCAGCTGTCCCAAATTGCAAGTATTGTCCACTCAAATGGGTGGTATCAAAATCTACCAAGCTTTCGTCACCTCCATAGTGGACATTCTCAAGGAGTCAGTATCAACGCGAAAGGAGCCCTTCGAACTGATATTGTACTGCCGAGATAAGCTTAGATGGTTTCGACGATTT TTGCAACGGACTTCTAATCCCGAAGTGATTCACACACTTTACCTGTACAAGTTTTAG
- the LOC122615897 gene encoding uncharacterized protein LOC122615897, which yields MENQRTLYDLPFEVLDLIFEGLESIVDKLQLAQVDEKLGKAFAYHSRSAYKKLSTFFGVTPEMWVVLVSLCGSTIEEFSSRKNWNAPWSDIVAKSIEQHCPNLKSVRIDVYDDNCDSVQSFLLKMSKLLVSVELTIITDNPKKIFDTIAEMTNMTKLTCRGNITEDVYQIQKLLSLEDLVLEHKKLFYPDSPLNVLEICTPLTSLRSLTVLNITIMPSEQPHSMIWPELEVLKIINCEILTELPECPKLKALDMINSNCHIEGLLFGFILQNGVNIEKLNENCHPPAFDGDLFLQVLRSCPKLRAFLTPMKNIKIHQAFVSSIVDVLKDRGVRKEDPFKLIVYARAKSKWIRRLIPRTSHPELIALDYLYDFFH from the exons ATGGAAAACCAGCGGACTCTATACGACTTGCCGTTCGAGGTCCTCGATCTGATATTCGAGGGACTGGAGAGCATTGTGGATAAACTGCAACTGGCACAGGTGGAtgaaaagctgggaaaagcGTTTGCCTACCACAGTCGCAGTGCCTACAAAAAGCTCAGCACTTTTTTCGGAGTAACGCCCGAAATGTGGGTGGTTCTTGTGAGCTTGTGTGGATCGACTATTGAGGAATTTTCCAGCAGAAAAAACTGGAACGCCCCATGGAGTGATATCGTGGCCAAGTCGATTGAGCAGCATTGTCCCAATTTGAAGTCGGTGAGAATTGATGTTTACGATGACAATTGTGACAGCGTGCAGTCCTTCTTGCTGAAAATGAGTAAACTTTTGGTATCAGTTGAACTTACTATTATTACTGACAACCCAAAGAAGATTTTTGATACCATCGCAGAAATGACGAATATGACAAAACTAACATGCAGGGGAAATATTACCGAAGATG TTTACCAGATTCAAAAGCTTTTATCTTTGGAGGACCTAGTGCTCGAGCATAAAAAGCTCTTTTATCCCGATTCACCTTTGAATGTTCTCGAGATTTGCACACCACTCACAAGTCTCCGCTCCTTGACAGTGCTGAACATAACTATAATGCCCTCTGAACAGCCGCATTCGATGATTTGGCCGGAGCTGGAGGTTCTTAAAATTATCAACTGCGAAATTCTTACGGAATTGCCTGAGTGTCCAAAGCTGAAAGCATTAGATATGATTAACTCCAACTGCCACATTGAAGGCCTTCTCTTTGGGTTTATTCTACAGAACGGAGTGAACATTGAAAAGTTGAATGAAAATTGCCATCCGCCTGCATTCGATGGAGACCTCTTTCTCCAAGTACTTCGATCATGTCCAAAGTTACGTGCCTTTCTTACACCAAtgaagaatataaaaattcaCCAAGCTTTTGTGTCCTCCATTGTTGATGTTCTCAAGGATAGAGGCGTCAGGAAGGAGGATCCTTTTAAGCTTATTGTTTATGCTCGTGCCAAGTCGAAATGGATTCGCCGATTA attCCAAGGACCTCGCATCCCGAGTTGATAGCTCTAGACTATCTGTATGATTTTTTCCACTAA